A section of the Pseudomonas sp. Q1-7 genome encodes:
- the torT gene encoding TMAO reductase system periplasmic protein TorT yields the protein MRTLCALLMSWLSIAPCLAAEWFPLRVEVEGREASYRPLSGASKPWRICALLPHGMDRYWWGVAWGLDEEARRQGVHLGVYEAGGYQFPDMQRAQLARCIQLAADAYVVAAISAEGLCDEIALLRRDKLPVIDLINRVDCPDINARSQVDFADMAKAAVAYIRQHSQGRPLRVGWLPGPRDAGWVADAERGLAELDAGSGLTLVPGGYGPVDRSTQAVLVRQLLAREPALDYILGNAEAAAFAGQLVRSSGSRYQAQVVSLYATERVLEAIADGTVLAAPTDSPVIQARVAIDLAVRALEGKSLPERVSPKIEVIDRDNLERFDISHLMPPSGHWMIRQELPE from the coding sequence ATGCGGACCCTCTGCGCGCTGCTAATGAGCTGGCTGAGCATCGCACCCTGCCTGGCGGCGGAGTGGTTTCCCCTGCGGGTCGAGGTGGAAGGCCGGGAAGCCAGCTACCGGCCGCTGAGCGGTGCGAGCAAGCCCTGGCGCATCTGCGCGCTGTTGCCCCATGGCATGGACCGCTACTGGTGGGGGGTGGCCTGGGGGCTGGACGAGGAAGCCCGGCGCCAGGGGGTTCATCTGGGCGTGTACGAGGCCGGGGGCTACCAGTTCCCCGACATGCAGCGCGCGCAGTTGGCCCGCTGCATCCAGCTGGCCGCCGACGCCTATGTGGTCGCCGCCATCAGCGCCGAGGGGCTGTGCGACGAGATCGCCCTGCTGCGCCGCGACAAGTTGCCGGTGATCGACCTGATCAACCGCGTCGACTGTCCTGACATCAACGCCCGTTCCCAGGTGGATTTCGCCGACATGGCCAAGGCGGCCGTGGCCTATATCCGCCAGCACAGCCAGGGGCGTCCGCTGCGCGTGGGCTGGCTGCCGGGGCCGCGTGACGCCGGCTGGGTGGCCGATGCCGAGCGCGGCCTGGCCGAGCTGGACGCGGGCAGTGGCCTGACCCTGGTACCCGGCGGCTACGGCCCGGTGGACCGTTCCACCCAGGCGGTGCTGGTGCGCCAGCTGCTGGCCCGCGAACCGGCGCTCGACTACATACTCGGCAATGCCGAGGCGGCCGCCTTCGCCGGGCAACTGGTGCGTTCCTCCGGTAGCCGCTACCAGGCGCAGGTGGTGTCGCTCTATGCCACCGAGCGGGTGCTGGAGGCGATTGCCGACGGTACCGTGCTGGCCGCGCCGACGGACTCGCCGGTGATCCAGGCGCGGGTGGCGATCGACCTGGCGGTGCGCGCGCTGGAGGGCAAGTCGTTGCCGGAGCGGGTCAGTCCGAAGATCGAGGTGATCGACAGGGACAACCTGGAACGCTTCGATATCAGCCACCTGATGCCGCCCAGCGGGCATTGGATGATCCGCCAGGAGCTGCCGGAGTAA
- the betA gene encoding choline dehydrogenase, with the protein MSQEFDYIIVGAGSAGNVLATRLTEDADVSVLLLEAGGPDYRLDFRTQMPAALAFPLQGRRYNWAYETDPEPYMNNRRMECGRGKGLGGSSLINGMCYIRGNALDFDGWAKAPGLEDWTYLDCLPYFRKAETRDIGPNDFHGGDGPVSVATPKAGNNPLFHAMVEAGVQAGYPRTEDLNGYQQEGFGPMDRTVTPEGRRAATGRGYLDQARHRPNLTIVTHALTDRILFSGKRAIGVAYLRGNSDNPITAHARREVLVCSGAIASPQLLQRSGVGPASLLRDLDVPVVHDLPGVGANLQDHLELYLQYACKEPVSIYPATKWWNQPAIGAEWMFLGTGLGASNQFEAGGFIRTRPEFAWPNIQFHFLPVAINYNGSKGVQEHGFQAHMGSMRSPSRGRIHLKSKDPRQHPSILFNYMSHEQDWQEFRDGIRLTREIMAQPALDPYRGRELSPGVNMQSDAELDEFIRNHAETAFHPSCSCKMGTDDMAVVDGQGRVHGMEGLRVVDASIMPEIITGNLNATTIMIAEKIADKIRNRKPLPRSTASYYVAGDKPVRGAPLRQV; encoded by the coding sequence ATGTCCCAAGAATTCGATTACATCATCGTCGGCGCCGGCTCCGCCGGTAACGTCCTGGCCACCCGCCTGACCGAAGACGCCGATGTCAGCGTGCTGCTGCTGGAAGCCGGCGGCCCGGACTACCGCCTGGACTTCCGTACCCAGATGCCCGCCGCCCTCGCCTTCCCCCTGCAGGGACGCCGTTACAACTGGGCCTACGAGACCGATCCGGAGCCCTACATGAACAATCGCCGCATGGAATGCGGCCGCGGCAAGGGCCTGGGCGGCTCGTCGCTGATCAACGGCATGTGCTACATCCGTGGCAACGCCCTGGACTTCGACGGCTGGGCCAAGGCGCCGGGCCTGGAAGACTGGACCTACCTGGATTGCCTGCCCTATTTCCGCAAGGCGGAAACCCGCGACATCGGCCCGAACGACTTCCACGGCGGCGACGGCCCGGTGAGCGTCGCCACGCCCAAGGCTGGCAACAACCCGCTGTTCCACGCCATGGTCGAAGCCGGTGTGCAGGCCGGCTACCCGCGCACCGAGGACCTCAACGGCTACCAGCAGGAAGGCTTCGGTCCCATGGACCGCACCGTGACCCCGGAAGGCCGCCGTGCCGCCACCGGCCGCGGCTACCTGGACCAGGCGCGCCATCGCCCCAACCTGACCATCGTCACCCATGCCCTGACCGACCGCATCCTGTTCAGCGGCAAGCGTGCCATTGGCGTCGCCTACCTGCGTGGCAACAGCGACAACCCGATCACCGCCCATGCCCGCCGCGAAGTGCTGGTGTGCAGCGGCGCCATCGCCTCGCCGCAACTGCTGCAACGCTCCGGCGTCGGGCCGGCGTCCCTGCTGCGCGACCTCGACGTGCCGGTGGTACATGACCTGCCGGGCGTCGGCGCCAACCTGCAGGACCACCTCGAACTCTACCTGCAGTACGCCTGCAAGGAGCCGGTGTCCATCTACCCGGCCACCAAGTGGTGGAACCAGCCGGCGATCGGCGCCGAGTGGATGTTCCTCGGCACCGGCCTCGGCGCCAGCAACCAGTTCGAGGCCGGTGGTTTCATCCGCACCCGCCCGGAGTTCGCCTGGCCGAACATCCAGTTCCACTTCCTGCCGGTGGCGATCAACTACAACGGCAGCAAGGGTGTGCAGGAACACGGTTTCCAGGCGCACATGGGCTCCATGCGCTCGCCCAGCCGCGGCCGCATCCACCTGAAGTCGAAGGACCCGCGCCAACACCCGAGCATCCTGTTCAACTACATGTCCCACGAACAGGACTGGCAGGAGTTCCGCGACGGCATACGCCTCACCCGCGAGATCATGGCCCAGCCGGCCCTGGACCCGTACCGTGGCCGCGAACTGAGCCCGGGGGTGAACATGCAGTCGGACGCCGAGCTGGACGAGTTCATCCGCAACCACGCGGAAACCGCCTTCCACCCGTCCTGCTCCTGCAAGATGGGCACCGACGACATGGCGGTGGTGGATGGCCAGGGCCGCGTGCACGGCATGGAAGGCCTGCGGGTGGTGGACGCGTCGATCATGCCGGAGATCATCACCGGCAACCTCAACGCGACCACCATCATGATTGCCGAGAAGATCGCCGACAAAATCCGCAACCGCAAACCGCTGCCGCGCAGCACCGCCAGCTACTACGTGGCCGGCGACAAACCGGTGCGTGGCGCCCCGCTGCGTCAAGTCTGA
- the betB gene encoding betaine-aldehyde dehydrogenase, whose product MARFEEQKLYIGGRYVDSTSGATFETINPANGEVLANVQRASKDDVERAVASAVEGQKVWAAMTAMQRSRILRRAVDILRERNDELAALETLDTGKPLAETQAVDIVTGADVIEYYAGLIPAIEGEQIPLRETSFVYTRREPLGVVAGIGAWNYPVQIAMWKSAPALAAGNAMIFKPSEVTPLTALKLAEIYTEAGVPDGVFNVLTGSGREVGQWLTEHPLIEKISFTGGTSTGKKVMASASSSSLKEVTMELGGKSPLIIFEDADLDRAADIAVMANFFSSGQVCTNGTRVFVPRALQARFEAKVVERVKRIRLGNPEDATTNFGPLTSFAHMESVLGYIEAGRKEGARLLIGGERVTDGEYAKGAYVAATVFSDCTDDMTIVREEIFGPVMSILVYDTEEEVIRRANDTDYGLAAGVVTRDLARAHRVIHKLEAGICWINTWGESPAEMPVGGYKQSGVGRENGLTTLAHYTRIKSVQVEMGDYYSVF is encoded by the coding sequence ATGGCCCGATTCGAAGAACAGAAGCTCTACATCGGCGGTCGCTACGTCGACTCCACCAGCGGCGCCACCTTCGAGACCATCAACCCCGCCAACGGCGAAGTCCTGGCCAACGTCCAGCGCGCCAGCAAGGACGACGTCGAACGCGCCGTTGCCAGCGCCGTCGAAGGCCAGAAAGTCTGGGCCGCGATGACCGCCATGCAACGTTCGCGCATCCTGCGCCGCGCCGTCGACATCCTGCGTGAGCGCAACGATGAGCTGGCCGCGCTGGAAACCCTGGACACCGGCAAGCCGCTGGCCGAAACCCAGGCCGTGGACATCGTCACCGGCGCCGACGTGATCGAGTACTACGCCGGCCTGATCCCCGCCATCGAAGGCGAGCAGATCCCGCTGCGCGAAACCAGCTTCGTCTACACCCGCCGCGAGCCCCTGGGCGTGGTGGCCGGCATCGGCGCCTGGAACTACCCGGTGCAGATCGCCATGTGGAAATCCGCCCCTGCGCTCGCCGCCGGCAACGCCATGATCTTCAAACCCAGCGAAGTCACCCCGCTGACCGCGCTGAAACTGGCCGAGATCTACACCGAAGCCGGCGTGCCGGACGGCGTATTCAACGTTCTCACCGGCAGCGGCCGCGAAGTCGGCCAGTGGCTGACCGAGCACCCGCTGATCGAGAAGATCTCCTTCACCGGCGGCACCTCCACCGGCAAGAAGGTGATGGCCAGCGCCTCCAGCTCCTCGCTGAAGGAAGTGACCATGGAACTGGGCGGCAAGTCTCCGCTGATCATCTTCGAAGACGCCGACCTCGACCGCGCCGCCGACATCGCCGTGATGGCCAACTTCTTCAGCTCCGGCCAGGTCTGCACCAACGGTACCCGCGTGTTCGTGCCGCGCGCCCTGCAGGCCCGCTTCGAAGCGAAAGTGGTCGAGCGCGTCAAGCGCATCCGCCTGGGCAACCCGGAAGACGCCACCACCAACTTCGGTCCGCTGACCAGCTTCGCCCACATGGAAAGCGTGCTCGGCTACATCGAGGCCGGCCGCAAGGAAGGCGCGCGCCTGCTGATCGGCGGCGAGCGCGTCACCGACGGCGAATACGCCAAGGGCGCCTACGTGGCGGCCACCGTGTTCAGCGATTGCACCGACGACATGACCATCGTCCGCGAGGAAATCTTCGGCCCGGTGATGAGCATCCTGGTCTACGACACCGAGGAAGAAGTCATCCGCCGCGCCAACGACACCGACTACGGCCTGGCCGCCGGCGTCGTCACCCGCGACCTGGCCCGCGCCCACCGCGTGATCCACAAGCTGGAAGCCGGTATCTGCTGGATCAACACCTGGGGCGAGTCCCCCGCCGAAATGCCGGTGGGCGGCTACAAGCAGTCCGGCGTCGGCCGCGAGAACGGCCTGACCACCCTGGCCCATTACACGCGCATCAAGTCCGTGCAAGTGGAAATGGGCGACTACTACTCGGTGTTCTGA
- the betI gene encoding transcriptional regulator BetI — translation MPKIGMQPLRRTQLIHATLEAVDQVGMGDASISYIAKLAGVSNGIISHYFQDKNGLLEAAMRFLMNDLQAAVRRRRAAMRDDSARGYIRSIIDGNFDESQVNGPAMKTWLAFWASSMHQPALRRLQRINDLRLYSNLCWQFSRELDAQSARSAARGLAALIDGLWLRGALSGETFDTEQARRLAYEFLDQQLAKQAA, via the coding sequence ATGCCCAAGATTGGAATGCAGCCCCTGCGGCGGACCCAACTGATCCACGCCACCCTCGAGGCGGTGGACCAGGTCGGCATGGGCGACGCCAGCATTTCCTACATCGCGAAGCTCGCCGGGGTTTCCAACGGCATCATCAGCCACTACTTCCAGGACAAGAACGGGCTGCTGGAAGCCGCCATGCGTTTCCTCATGAACGACCTGCAGGCGGCGGTGCGCAGGCGCCGCGCAGCCATGCGCGACGACAGCGCACGCGGCTACATCCGCTCCATCATCGACGGCAACTTCGACGAGTCCCAGGTCAACGGTCCGGCCATGAAGACCTGGCTGGCGTTCTGGGCCAGCAGCATGCACCAGCCGGCCCTGCGCCGTTTGCAGCGCATCAACGACCTGCGCCTCTACTCGAACCTCTGCTGGCAGTTCAGCCGCGAGCTCGATGCACAAAGCGCCCGCAGCGCCGCCCGCGGCCTGGCCGCCCTGATCGACGGCCTCTGGCTGCGCGGTGCGCTGTCCGGCGAAACCTTCGATACCGAGCAGGCACGCCGGCTCGCCTACGAATTCCTTGATCAACAACTGGCCAAGCAGGCGGCTTGA
- a CDS encoding BCCT family transporter, with protein sequence MFFGSTALILLLTVALIAFPEEAGSVLGEAQAWLSRSFGWYYMLAIGAYLFFVLYVAFSRFGHLRLGPDDSKPDFSYGAWAGMLFSSGIGISLLYFAASEPIDHLFNPPEGEPGSQQAARQALQLTFLHWGVHGWAIYALVGLAVGYFAYRHNKPLALRSALYPLFGERLMKGSVGNAVDCFGIFVTLLGLVTNLGIGSLQVSSGLEYLFGLPHSQGALLAVILVMSAVATLAAVSGIEKGIRRLSNLNIILFSGLLVFVLLAGETLHLLNGFVQNLGDYLNGLVLKTFDLYVYTGQSGKSEEWMGLWTLFYWAWWISWAPFVGMFVARISRGRTVRELVSGVLLIPLGFTLAWLSVFGNSALDLVMNQNAADLGKAALEQPAMSIYLLLEHYPWAKAVIGLSICVGFVLFLTPADSGSVMLANLSREEGDLDEDAPNWLRIFWSVVVTLATIGLLFAGNFTAMQTVVVLAGLPFSVVLLLYMFALLKAMKADLAAQQSAPAATQVVELRGEAA encoded by the coding sequence GTGTTCTTCGGATCCACTGCGCTCATCCTGCTTCTCACGGTTGCCTTGATCGCGTTCCCGGAAGAGGCCGGCAGCGTGCTCGGCGAGGCCCAGGCCTGGCTGTCGCGCAGTTTCGGCTGGTACTACATGCTGGCCATCGGCGCCTACCTGTTCTTCGTCCTCTACGTCGCCTTCTCGCGCTTTGGCCACCTGCGACTGGGGCCGGACGACAGCAAGCCGGATTTCAGCTACGGCGCCTGGGCCGGCATGCTGTTCTCCTCGGGTATCGGCATCTCGCTGCTCTATTTCGCGGCCTCCGAACCCATCGACCACCTGTTCAACCCGCCGGAAGGCGAGCCGGGCAGCCAGCAGGCCGCGCGCCAGGCGCTGCAGCTGACCTTCCTCCACTGGGGCGTGCATGGCTGGGCCATCTATGCGCTGGTGGGCCTGGCGGTGGGCTACTTCGCCTACCGTCACAACAAGCCGTTGGCGTTGCGTTCGGCGCTTTATCCGCTGTTCGGCGAGCGCCTGATGAAGGGCTCGGTGGGCAACGCGGTGGATTGTTTCGGCATCTTCGTGACCCTGCTGGGCCTGGTGACCAACTTGGGCATCGGTTCGCTGCAGGTCTCCTCGGGCCTGGAATACCTCTTCGGCCTGCCCCATAGCCAGGGCGCGCTACTGGCGGTGATCCTGGTGATGAGCGCGGTGGCTACCCTGGCCGCGGTGTCCGGCATCGAGAAGGGCATCCGCCGTCTGTCCAACCTGAACATCATCCTGTTCAGCGGCCTGCTGGTGTTCGTGCTGCTGGCCGGCGAAACCCTGCACCTGCTCAACGGTTTCGTGCAGAACCTGGGCGACTACCTCAACGGCCTGGTGCTGAAGACCTTCGACCTCTACGTGTACACCGGCCAGTCCGGCAAGAGCGAAGAATGGATGGGCCTGTGGACCCTGTTCTATTGGGCCTGGTGGATTTCCTGGGCGCCCTTCGTCGGCATGTTCGTGGCGCGTATTTCCCGTGGCCGCACCGTGCGCGAGCTGGTCAGCGGCGTGCTGCTGATCCCGCTGGGCTTCACCCTGGCCTGGCTCTCGGTGTTCGGCAACAGCGCCCTGGACCTGGTCATGAACCAGAACGCCGCGGACCTGGGCAAGGCGGCGCTGGAACAGCCGGCGATGTCCATCTACCTGCTGCTGGAACATTACCCCTGGGCCAAGGCGGTGATCGGCCTGTCGATCTGCGTCGGCTTCGTACTCTTCCTCACCCCGGCCGACTCCGGTTCGGTGATGCTGGCCAACCTGTCCCGCGAGGAAGGCGACCTGGACGAGGACGCGCCCAACTGGCTGCGGATCTTCTGGTCCGTGGTGGTGACCCTGGCGACCATCGGCCTGCTCTTCGCCGGCAACTTCACCGCCATGCAGACGGTGGTGGTGCTGGCCGGCCTGCCGTTCTCGGTGGTGCTGCTGCTCTACATGTTCGCTCTGCTGAAAGCCATGAAGGCCGACCTGGCGGCGCAGCAGTCGGCGCCGGCGGCGACCCAGGTGGTCGAACTGCGAGGCGAGGCGGCCTGA
- the betI gene encoding transcriptional regulator BetI codes for MPKVGMQPIRRSQLIQATLEAVDQVGLADASIAYIARIAGVSNGIISHYFRDKNGLLEATMRHLMGALSSAVRQRRAALRDDSPREHLRAIVAGNFDDSQVNGPAMKTWLAFWAASMHQPSLRRLQRINDHRLYSNLCCELRRTLPRHQARSAARGLAALIDGLWLRGALSGDAFNVGQALQLAYDYLDQQLAKAEA; via the coding sequence ATGCCCAAGGTCGGAATGCAGCCGATCCGCCGCTCGCAGTTGATCCAGGCCACCCTCGAAGCCGTCGACCAGGTGGGCCTGGCCGATGCCAGCATTGCCTATATCGCCCGCATCGCCGGCGTTTCCAACGGCATCATCAGCCACTACTTCCGGGACAAGAACGGTCTGCTGGAAGCCACCATGCGCCATCTGATGGGGGCGCTCAGCTCAGCCGTGCGCCAGCGCCGCGCCGCCCTGCGCGACGACTCGCCGCGCGAGCACCTGCGGGCCATCGTCGCCGGCAACTTCGACGACAGCCAGGTCAACGGCCCGGCCATGAAGACCTGGCTGGCCTTCTGGGCCGCCAGCATGCACCAGCCGTCGCTGCGCCGCCTGCAGCGGATCAACGACCACCGGCTCTACTCCAACCTCTGCTGCGAGCTGCGCCGGACCCTGCCCCGGCACCAGGCGCGCTCCGCCGCCCGCGGCCTGGCCGCGCTGATCGACGGCCTGTGGCTGCGCGGCGCGCTGTCGGGCGATGCGTTCAACGTCGGGCAGGCGCTGCAACTCGCCTACGACTACCTGGACCAGCAGTTGGCGAAGGCCGAGGCCTGA
- a CDS encoding glycine betaine ABC transporter substrate-binding protein: protein MRKLKSLCLKTLGVATLALGVGMVQAADKPTLKIGYVNGWDDSVAATYVAGEILKEKLGYDVELKPVEPAIMWQGVARGDLDATLSAWLPATHGEYYAKLKDKVVVLGSNYEGAKIGLIVPDYVKAKSIEDLNTYKADFDGKITGIDAGAGVMRRTEDAIKQYNLDIKLMPSSGPAMATALTRAEKAQKPIVVTGWIPHWMFAKWKLRFLEDPKKVYGDDEHVDTVVNPGLEAKAADATAFLKKFSWSGEEVGSVMLAIREGAKPEAAAKDWITKNPQRVEEWLK from the coding sequence ATGCGCAAGTTGAAATCCCTTTGTCTCAAGACCCTCGGTGTCGCCACCCTTGCCCTCGGCGTGGGCATGGTCCAGGCCGCCGACAAACCGACCCTGAAGATCGGCTATGTGAACGGTTGGGACGACAGCGTCGCCGCCACCTACGTGGCGGGAGAGATCCTCAAGGAGAAGCTCGGCTACGACGTCGAGCTGAAGCCCGTCGAGCCGGCCATCATGTGGCAGGGCGTGGCCCGCGGCGACCTGGACGCCACCCTCTCCGCCTGGCTGCCGGCCACCCACGGCGAGTACTACGCCAAGCTCAAGGACAAGGTGGTGGTGCTCGGCTCCAACTACGAGGGCGCCAAGATCGGCCTGATCGTGCCCGACTATGTGAAAGCCAAATCCATCGAGGACCTGAACACCTACAAGGCCGACTTCGACGGCAAGATCACCGGTATCGATGCCGGCGCCGGCGTGATGCGCCGCACCGAGGACGCCATCAAGCAGTACAACCTGGACATCAAGCTGATGCCCAGCTCCGGCCCGGCCATGGCCACCGCCCTCACCCGCGCCGAGAAGGCCCAGAAACCCATCGTGGTCACCGGCTGGATTCCCCACTGGATGTTCGCCAAGTGGAAGCTGCGCTTCCTGGAAGACCCGAAAAAGGTCTACGGCGATGACGAGCACGTCGACACCGTGGTCAATCCGGGCCTGGAAGCCAAGGCCGCCGACGCCACCGCCTTCCTGAAGAAATTCTCCTGGAGCGGCGAAGAAGTGGGCTCGGTGATGCTGGCCATCCGCGAAGGCGCCAAGCCGGAAGCGGCCGCCAAGGACTGGATCACCAAGAACCCGCAGCGCGTGGAGGAGTGGTTGAAGTAA
- a CDS encoding choline ABC transporter substrate-binding protein: MKRMKKVAALGLLACALAQGAWAQEPQSCKQVRFAEIGWADIAATTGVAMVLTEGLGYTPRKIMASVPIAFTGVKNKQIDVFLGYWAPSMDAVIEPFTKDNGVKVLPTPNLEGAKYTLAVPTYAADAGLKSFQDIAKFKEQLGGKIYGIEPGNDGNLLIDKMIKGDQFGLGEFRMVESSEAGMLVQVQRAVKKKEPVVFLGWAPHPMNTQFDLTYLAGGDDVFGPDYGAAKVYTVVPPDYEQRCANVGKLLNNLQFNVQMESQLMEKILEKEDPVKVAANWLKANPAALDKWLAGVTTFDGQDGAAAVKKHIGL, translated from the coding sequence ATGAAAAGAATGAAAAAAGTGGCGGCACTGGGCCTGCTGGCCTGCGCGCTGGCCCAGGGTGCCTGGGCCCAGGAACCGCAGAGCTGCAAGCAGGTCCGCTTCGCCGAGATCGGCTGGGCCGACATTGCCGCCACTACGGGCGTGGCCATGGTGCTGACCGAGGGGCTGGGTTACACCCCGCGCAAGATCATGGCCTCCGTGCCCATCGCCTTCACCGGCGTGAAGAACAAGCAGATCGACGTCTTCCTCGGCTACTGGGCACCGTCCATGGACGCGGTGATCGAACCCTTCACCAAGGACAATGGCGTGAAGGTACTGCCGACCCCCAACCTGGAAGGCGCCAAGTACACCCTGGCGGTCCCCACCTACGCGGCTGACGCCGGGCTGAAGAGCTTCCAGGACATCGCCAAGTTCAAGGAGCAGCTGGGCGGCAAGATCTACGGCATCGAGCCCGGCAACGACGGCAACCTGCTGATCGACAAGATGATCAAGGGCGACCAGTTCGGTCTGGGCGAGTTCCGTATGGTCGAGTCTTCCGAAGCGGGCATGTTGGTGCAGGTGCAGCGCGCGGTGAAGAAGAAGGAGCCGGTGGTGTTCCTCGGCTGGGCACCGCACCCGATGAATACCCAGTTCGACCTCACCTACCTCGCCGGCGGTGACGATGTGTTCGGCCCGGACTACGGCGCCGCCAAGGTCTACACCGTGGTACCGCCGGACTACGAGCAACGCTGCGCGAACGTCGGCAAGCTGCTGAACAATCTGCAATTCAACGTGCAGATGGAAAGCCAGCTGATGGAGAAGATCCTCGAGAAGGAAGACCCGGTGAAGGTTGCCGCCAACTGGCTCAAGGCCAACCCGGCCGCGCTGGACAAGTGGCTCGCCGGCGTCACCACCTTCGATGGCCAGGACGGCGCCGCCGCCGTGAAAAAACACATCGGCCTGTAA
- a CDS encoding ABC transporter permease, giving the protein MSEKLDLGSWVNDVVQHLLENYSGAFESVGNVVSGFSELIERFLLWPPAWAIIAIFVGLGFWRIGAKFAAFTAASLILIVLTGFWEQTVVTLGLTFSSTLISLLLGIPLGIWAARSERVAVVIRPILDFMQTMPAFVYLIPAAMLFGLGRVPGIIATVIFAMPPAVRLTSLGIRQVNKEIVEAGQSFGCTSWQLLYKVQLPNAMPSIMAGVNQTIMMALSMVIIASMVGAGGLGNDVLASIQRLDIGLGFESGMAVVLLAIILDRITESFGTPQTSTRSKAFGWLSAKLQRQQVQ; this is encoded by the coding sequence ATGAGCGAAAAACTGGATCTGGGCAGCTGGGTGAATGATGTCGTCCAGCATCTTCTGGAGAACTACAGCGGCGCCTTCGAAAGCGTCGGCAACGTGGTCAGCGGCTTCTCCGAGCTGATCGAACGCTTCCTGCTCTGGCCGCCGGCCTGGGCGATCATCGCCATCTTCGTGGGCCTGGGCTTCTGGCGCATCGGCGCCAAGTTCGCCGCCTTCACCGCCGCCTCGCTGATCCTGATCGTGCTGACCGGCTTCTGGGAACAGACGGTGGTCACCCTTGGCCTGACCTTCTCGTCCACCCTGATCAGCCTGCTGCTGGGTATTCCGCTGGGCATCTGGGCCGCCAGGAGCGAACGGGTCGCGGTCGTCATCCGGCCGATCCTGGACTTCATGCAGACCATGCCGGCGTTCGTCTACCTGATCCCGGCAGCCATGCTCTTCGGCCTCGGCCGCGTGCCCGGCATCATCGCCACGGTGATCTTCGCCATGCCGCCGGCAGTGCGCCTGACCAGCCTCGGTATCCGCCAGGTGAACAAGGAAATCGTCGAAGCCGGCCAATCCTTCGGCTGCACCAGCTGGCAGCTGCTATACAAAGTGCAGCTGCCGAACGCCATGCCGTCGATCATGGCCGGCGTTAACCAGACCATCATGATGGCGCTGTCCATGGTGATCATCGCTTCGATGGTCGGCGCCGGCGGCCTGGGTAACGACGTGCTCGCCAGTATCCAGCGCCTGGATATCGGCCTGGGCTTCGAGAGCGGCATGGCCGTGGTTCTGCTGGCGATCATCCTCGACCGCATCACCGAAAGCTTCGGGACGCCTCAAACCTCGACGCGCAGCAAGGCCTTCGGCTGGCTGAGCGCCAAGCTGCAGCGGCAGCAAGTGCAATAA